One region of Parerythrobacter jejuensis genomic DNA includes:
- the rpsO gene encoding 30S ribosomal protein S15 produces the protein MSISAEQKQEVIKEHAREENDTGSPEVQVAILTQRIRNLTDHFKGNHKDNHSRRGLLTMVNKRRSLLAYLKKKDVERYNALIAKLGLRK, from the coding sequence ATGTCGATTAGTGCTGAACAAAAGCAAGAAGTTATCAAAGAACACGCCCGCGAAGAAAACGACACGGGCAGCCCTGAAGTCCAGGTCGCCATTCTGACCCAGCGTATCCGCAACCTGACGGATCACTTCAAAGGCAACCACAAAGACAACCACTCGCGTCGCGGCCTGCTGACCATGGTCAACAAACGCCGTAGCCTGCTCGCCTATCTCAAGAAGAAAGACGTAGAGCGCTACAATGCCCTGATCGCGAAGCTGGGTCTTCGTAAGTAA